Proteins encoded in a region of the Schistocerca serialis cubense isolate TAMUIC-IGC-003099 chromosome 6, iqSchSeri2.2, whole genome shotgun sequence genome:
- the LOC126483981 gene encoding uncharacterized protein LOC126483981 yields MSLLKLLGVFCLLSALAHERVHGGLLGGGGAGGGGGGGGGYQYGAPGGGAGGFGGPGAGGFGGPGGGGAFGGGAPGGGALGGYGGGGAGGYGGGGYGGGGYGGGAGGGDLGQPTPYNFQYSVNDAYTGTSFGRQEAGDGSGSVQGQYQVQLPDGRNQLVRYAASDATGFNADVQYQGEPRYPSGGGAGGFGGGAGRYGAGAGGAGGYGGGAGGLGGAGGYGGGAGGYGGGAGGIGGAGGFGGGAGGIGGGAGGYGGGAGGLGGGRGFGGGAGGLGGAGGYGAGAGGLGGGAGGFGGAGGLGGGRGGGAGGAGGYGGAGRYGAGGAGGFGGGAGGFGGGAGGLGGGAGGFGGGRGRGGYGGAGGAGGFGGASAGGFGGGAGGGGPSGSYLPPFKR; encoded by the exons ATGTCGTTGTTGAAG CTGTTGGGAGTGTTTTGCCTGCTGTCGGCGCTGGCCCATGAGCGCGTCCACGGAGGATTGCTGGGTGGAGGTGGCgcagggggcggcggcggcggcggcggcggctaccaGTACGGCGCGCCCGGGGGTGGAGCGGGAGGCTTCGGAGGACCCGGCGCCGGCGGCTTTGGGGGCCCTGGGGGCGGCGGCGCCTTCGGGGGCGGCGCTCCTGGGGGCGGTGCTCTCGGCGGCTACGGTGGTGGCGGAGCTGGTGGCTACGGAGGCGGCGGCTACGGAGGCGGCGGCTACGGAGGCGGAGCCGGTGGTGGAGACTTGGGACAA CCAACACCGTACAACTTCCAGTACTCCGTGAACGACGCTTACACGGGAACGAGCTTCGGACGGCAGGAAGCTGGTGACGGAAGTGGAAGTGTACAGGGCCAGTACCAAGTCCAACTTCCCGACGGCCGCAATCAGCTCGTACGTTACGCAGCCAGTGATGCCACTGGTTTCAACGCAGACGTTCAGTACCAGGGAGAGCCTAGGTACCCATCCGGCGGCGGCGCCGGTGGATTCGGTGGTGGCGCCGGGAGGTATGGTGCCGGTGCCGGTGGTGCCGGTGGATACGGTGGAGGAGCTGGCGGTCTCGGAGGAGCCGGAGGATACGGTGGTGGAGCTGGAGGATACGGTGGTGGAGCTGGTGGTATCGGAGGAGCTGGAGGCTTTGGTGGCGGAGCTGGTGGTATAGGGGGCGGAGCTGGAGGATACGGAGGTGGAGCCGGTGGTCTCGGAGGAGGCAGAGGATTTGGCGGTGGAGCTGGCGGTCTCGGTGGAGCTGGAGGCTACGGCGCTGGAGCTGGAGGTCTCGGAGGAGGAGCCGGAGGTTTTGGTGGAGCTGGCGGACTTGGAGGAGGCAGAGGTGGAGGTGCGGGCGGCGCCGGAGGCTACGGCGGTGCTGGAAGATACGGAGCAGGTGGCGCTGGAGGGTTCGGTGGAGGAGCTGGAGGGTTTGGAGGTGGAGCTGGAGGTCTAGGAGGTGGAGCCGGAGGTTTCGGTGGAGGAAGAGGACGTGGTGGATACGGAGGAGCTGGAGGTGCAGGAGGGTTTGGCGGCGCCAGCGCTGGAGGATTTGGTGGAGGAGCTGGTGGAGGTGGCCCATCTGGCTCGTACCTGCCGCCATTCAAGAGATAA